A genome region from Frankineae bacterium MT45 includes the following:
- a CDS encoding LAO/AO transport system kinase — MDVSTRVEQIIKGDRAAIGRAITLVESRRADHRAAAQELLAALLPHAGNAQRVGITGVPGVGKSTFIDALGSNLTAAGHRVAVLAVDPSSTRTGGSILGDKTRMSRLAADENAFVRPSPSSGTLGGVAAATRESMIVMEAAGYDIVLVETVGVGQSEFVVADMVDTFLFLTLARTGDSLQGMKRGILEIADVIAVNKADGPLAEESQRAARELSAALRLLRGEEGDWQTPVLTCSGLNNLDLDKVWAKIGKHRAQLAENGGLERKRRRQLVDWTRGMVRDRLLARLGAEGVQEVVREQETAVLEGSVTPVQAADAILRALD, encoded by the coding sequence ATGGATGTTTCCACTCGGGTCGAGCAGATAATCAAAGGTGATCGGGCGGCGATCGGCCGGGCGATCACCCTGGTCGAGTCACGCCGCGCCGATCACCGGGCCGCCGCGCAGGAGCTGCTGGCCGCGCTACTGCCGCATGCCGGCAATGCACAGCGCGTCGGTATCACCGGGGTACCCGGCGTCGGCAAGTCCACCTTCATCGACGCGCTCGGCAGTAACCTCACCGCCGCCGGGCATCGGGTCGCCGTACTCGCCGTCGACCCCTCCTCCACGCGAACGGGCGGGAGCATCCTCGGCGACAAGACCCGGATGAGCCGGCTGGCCGCCGACGAGAACGCCTTTGTCCGCCCGTCACCCAGCTCCGGGACGCTCGGCGGGGTCGCCGCCGCCACCCGCGAGTCGATGATCGTCATGGAGGCGGCCGGCTACGACATCGTCCTGGTCGAGACGGTCGGGGTCGGGCAGTCGGAGTTCGTGGTGGCCGACATGGTCGACACGTTCCTCTTCCTCACGCTGGCCCGCACCGGTGACTCGCTGCAGGGGATGAAGCGCGGAATCCTTGAGATCGCCGACGTCATCGCGGTGAACAAGGCCGACGGGCCACTGGCCGAGGAGAGTCAGCGGGCCGCCCGTGAGCTCTCGGCCGCACTGCGCCTGCTCCGCGGCGAGGAGGGCGACTGGCAGACGCCGGTGCTCACCTGCAGCGGCCTGAACAACCTCGATCTCGACAAGGTCTGGGCGAAGATCGGCAAGCATCGCGCCCAGCTGGCCGAGAACGGCGGGCTGGAGCGCAAGCGCCGCCGGCAACTCGTGGACTGGACTCGCGGGATGGTCCGCGACCGGCTGCTGGCCCGGCTCGGGGCCGAGGGTGTGCAGGAGGTCGTCCGCGAGCAGGAGACCGCC